One Branchiostoma floridae strain S238N-H82 chromosome 1, Bfl_VNyyK, whole genome shotgun sequence genomic region harbors:
- the LOC118414456 gene encoding kelch-like protein 24 isoform X1 has translation MMAAAQRSQAPLDFCHDAHSTALLQGLQELRSESLLVDVILCVSGKEIPCHRNVLSACSGYFRAMFCNGHRESKEHKVTIHEASASALQLLVDYAYTSKVTITEDNAVELMEGASFFQVPPVRDACTKFLTDSLCDNNCMKMVNLGGMLNPHLEAEALSYAMKEFAVACKTPEFLRLTKGQLIKLISSDDLNAPEETVYTAVLKWINHDTRKRKKEMRELMELVRFPYMDRMYFMENVESDKVMRKCCPDVVTETLRNYAFPGEVQSPRTRPRHASGLREAVVIIGGNDKVVHTNPFDLVYNNAITMTYSSTPSSESWISMTTMRNNDDDHGYAVAVLGTSDIIVSGGIECPDVWLYQTRLDSWSKLPPMHTVRPYCKLAVVRGKVYAIGGRINHSPRCVTADVEVYDQSLNKWTEGVPLPQPRYLHAVAVLDGGIYVMGGYDAEGYTTSTVYRFTPGDSQWYSVSNMPEAASFITASVLNGSIYVAGLHSNVLCYRPQDDLWTVVAHHDTGWRCGMTVFGGKIYFYGGRDTNNKGTTKIFQLNQEDKSLKQVGTMPKRLFDHVCVTILKG, from the coding sequence ATGATGGCAGCAGCACAGAGGTCACAGGCGCCACTTGACTTCTGCCATGATGCGCACTCAACTGCCCTCTTGCAGGGTTTGCAGGAACTGCGATCGGAAAGCCTGCTTGTAGATGTCATCCTTTGTGTCTCGGGGAAAGAGATCCCGTGCCACAGAAATGTACTCTCAGCTTGCAGCGGATATTTTCGGGCGATGTTCTGCAATGGACACCGTGAGAGCAAGGAGCATAAGGTCACCATTCACGAGGCCAGCGCCAGTGCTTTGCAGCTGCTTGTCGACTACGCCTACACGTCAAAGGTAACCATAACAGAGGACAATGCTGTAGAACTGATGGAAGGGGCCAGCTTCTTCCAGGTTCCACCAGTGAGGGATGCATGCACAAAGTTCCTAACAGACAGTCTATGTGACAATAACTGTATGAAGATGGTTAACTTGGGCGGCATGCTAAACCCCCACCTAGAAGCAGAAGCATTGTCATATGCAATGAAAGAGTTTGCAGTAGCCTGCAAAACACCTGAGTTCCTTCGGTTGACAAAGGGCCAGCTCATCAAGCTCATCTCATCAGATGACCTGAATGCTCCAGAAGAGACAGTGTACACGGCAGTGCTGAAATGGATCAACCACGACaccaggaagaggaagaaggagATGAGAGAGCTGATGGAACTGGTCAGGTTCCCCTACATGGACAGGATGTACTTCATGGAAAATGTTGAGTCGGACAAGGTCATGCGCAAGTGCTGTCCGGATGTTGTTACAGAAACATTAAGGAATTATGCGTTCCCTGGAGAAGTCCAATCACCTCGCACCCGTCCCCGACATGCCAGCGGTCTGAGGGAGGCAGTAGTGATCATTGGAGGAAATGACAAAGTAGTACATACAAATCCTTTCGACTTGGTTTACAACAATGCCATCACCATGACTTACTCCTCTACACCATCAAGTGAAAGTTGGATTTCTATGACCACAATGAGGAACAACGACGATGATCATGGATATGCTGTTGCTGTTTTGGGCACAAGTGACATTATTGTGTCTGGTGGAATTGAGTGCCCAGACGTTTGGCTGTATCAGACAAGACTTGACTCCTGGTCTAAACTTCCCCCAATGCACACAGTACGGCCCTATTGCAAGCTGGCAGTGGTGCGAGGAAAAGTATATGCAATTGGTGGAAGAATCAACCACTCACCTCGATGTGTAACAGCAGATGTTGAAGTCTACGACCAAAGCCTGAACAAGTGGACTGAAGGTGTTCCACTACCACAGCCAAGATACTTACATGCAGTTGCAGTATTAGATGGTGGCATATACGTGATGGGTGGATATGATGCTGAGGGCTATACGACATCTACGGTATACCGCTTTACCCCAGGAGACTCTCAGTGGTATTCAGTAAGCAACATGCCTGAGGCAGCTTCATTTATCACTGCTTCAGTTCTCAATGGTAGCATCTATGTTGCTGGGCTTCACTCAAACGTGCTGTGTTACAGGCCTCAGGACGACTTGTGGACTGTTGTAGCCCACCATGATACTGGATGGAGATGTGGTATGACTGTCTTTGGTGGGAAGATCTACTTCTATGGAGGCCGTGACACCAATAACAAGGGAACAACAAAGATTTTCCAACTCAATCAAGAAGACAAGTCACTTAAGCAGGTGGGGACCATGCCCAAGCGTCTGTTTGACCATGTATGTGTTACTATATTGAAGGGTTGA